One Microcebus murinus isolate Inina chromosome 7, M.murinus_Inina_mat1.0, whole genome shotgun sequence genomic region harbors:
- the ZHX1 gene encoding zinc fingers and homeoboxes protein 1, with amino-acid sequence MASRRKSTIPCMVLASEQDPDLELISDLDEGPPVLTPVENTRAESISSDEEVHESVDSDNQQNKKVEGGYECKYCTFQTPDLNMFTFHVDSEHPNVVLNSSYVCVECNFLTKRYDALSEHNLKYHPGEENFKLTMVKRNNQTIFEQTINDLTFDGSFVKEENAEQAESTEVSSSGISISKTPIMKMMKNKVENKRITVHHNSTEDVPEEKENEIKSDREEIVENPSSSASESNTSTSIVNRIHPSTASTVVTPAAVLPGLAQVITAVSAQQNSNLIPKVLIPVNSIPTYNAALDNNPLLLNTYNKFPYPTMSEITVLSAQAKYTEEQIKIWFSAQRLKHGVSWTPEEVEEARRKQFNGTVHTVPQTITVIPTHISTGSNGLPSILQTCQIVGQPGLVLTQVAGTNTLPVTAPIALTVAGVPNQTHVQKSQVPAAQPNVETKPATAAVPTSQNVKHETALVNPDSFGIRAKKTKEQLAELKVSYLKNQFPHDSEIIRLMKITGLTKGEIKKWFSDTRYNQRNSKSNQCLHLNNDSSTTIIIDSSDETTESPTVVTSQHKQSWNPFPDFTPQKFKEKTAEQLRVLQASFLNSSVLTDEELNRLRAQTKLTRREIDAWFTEKKKSKALKEEKMEIDESNAGSSKEEAGETSPVDEAGAPKSGSTGKICKKSPEQLHMLKSAFVRTQWPSPEEYDKLAKESGLARTDIVSWFGDTRYAWKNGNLKWYYYYQSANSSSMNGLSSLRKRGRGRPKGRGRGRPRGRPRGSKRINNWDRGPSLIKFKTGTAILKDYYLKHKFLNEQDLDELVNKSHMGYEQVREWFAERQRRSELGIELFEENEEEDEVIDDQEEDEEETDDSDTWEPPRHVKRKLSKSDD; translated from the coding sequence ATGGCAAGCAGGCGAAAATCAACAATACCGTGCATGGTCCTTGCCAGTGAACAAGATCCAGACCTTGAATTGATATCGGATTTGGATGAAGGTCCTCCTGTACTTACACCTGTAGAAAACACCAGAGCAGAGAGTATCTCAAGTGATGAAGAAGTTCATGAATCTGTGGATTCTGAcaatcagcaaaataaaaaggttGAAGGTGGCTATGAATGTAAATATTGTACTTTTCAAACTCCAGATCTAAATATGTTTACTTTTCATGTGGATTCAGAACATCCCAATGTAGTGCTAAATTCATCCTATGTTTGTGTTGAATGCAATTTTCTTACCAAAAGGTATGATGCACTTTCTGAGCATAACCTGAAATATCACCCAGGAGAAGAGAATTTTAAGTTGACTATGGTGAAACGTAATAACCAGACAATCTTTGAACAAACAATAAATGATCTGACTTTCGATGGTAGTTTTGTTAAAGAGGAGAATGCTGAGCAAGCAGAATCTACAGAAGTTTCTTCTTCAGGAATATCTATCAGTAAAACTCCTAtcatgaaaatgatgaaaaataaagtagagaACAAACGGATTACAGTTCATCATAACTCAACTGAGGACGTTcctgaagagaaagagaatgaaatcaaatCAGACCGTGAAGAAATTGTAGAAAATCCAAGTTCTTCAGCTTCTGAATCTAATACAAGTACTTCCATTGTGAACAGAATACATCCAAGTACTGCCAGCACGGTAGTGACACCAGCAGCAGTTCTTCCTGGATTAGCACAGGTGATAACTGCTGTGTCAGCTCAGCAAAATTCTAACTTGATTCCCAAAGTCTTAATCCCCGTTAATAGCATTCCCACCTATAATGCCGCATTGGATAACAACCCCCTTTTACTTAACACCTACAACAAATTCCCTTATCCAACAATGTCAGAAATTACAGTTCTTTCTGCTCAAGCAAAATATACAGAGGAACAGATCAAGATATGGTTTTCAGCCCAACGCCTAAAACATGGTGTTAGTTGGACTCCTGAGGAAGTAGAGGAGGCAAGAAGAAAACAGTTCAACGGAACAGTGCATACTGTACCTCAGACCATAACTGTTATTCCTACACACATTTCTACAGGGAGCAATGGTTTACCATCTATTTTACAGACGTGCCAAATAGTTGGTCAACCAGGCCTGGTCCTTACTCAAGTAGCTGGAACAAACACCTTGCCAGTAACAGCACCTATAGCCTTGACGGTGGCAGGGGTTCCAAATCAAACACATGTACAGAAAAGTCAGGTACCTGCTGCTCAGCCTAATGTGGAAACAAAGCCAGCAACAGCAGCAGTTCCAACTTCTCAAAATGTCAAACATGAAACTGCATTGGTAAACCCTGATTCATTTGGCATTCGGGCAAAAAAGACTAAAGAGCAACTTGCAGAATTAAAAGTTAGCTATCTTAAAAATCAGTTTCCTCATGATTCAGAAATTATCAGACTTATGAAAATAACAGGCCTCACAAAAGGAGAGATTAAAAAGTGGTTTAGTGACACAAGGTACAACCAGAGAAATTCAAAGAGTAATCAGTGCTTACATCTCAACAACGATTCCTCTACCACCATTATTATAGACTCCAGTGATGAAACCACGGAATCCCCAACGGTTGTTACTTCACAGCATAAGCAATCCTGGAATCCTTTTCCTGACTTTACTCCCCAAAAGTTTAAAGAGAAAACTGCAGAGCAGCTTCGTGTCCTTCAGGCAAGTTTTCTCAACAGCTCCGTacttacagatgaagaattaAATAGGTTAAGAGCGCAAACCAAACTTACCAGAAGAGAAATCGATGCTTGGTTTacagagaagaagaaatcaaaagctttaaaggaagagaaaatggaaatagatGAAAGTAATGCAGGCAGTTCCAAAGAAGAAGCTGGGGAAACTTCTCCCGTAGATGAGGCTGGTGCACCTAAGTCAGGGAGTACTGGCAAGATATGTAAAAAATCACCTGAGCAGTTGCACATGCTTAAAAGTGCATTTGTTCGAACACAGTGGCCATCACCAGAAGAGTATGATAAGTTGGCCAAAGAAAGCGGGCTTGCTAGAACAGATATAGTTAGTTGGTTTGGGGACACCCGTTATGCTTGGAAAAATGGAAACTTGAAATGGTACTACTACTATCAAAGTGCCAATTCAAGTAGTATGAATGGTCTGTCTTCCCTtaggaaaagagggagagggagacccAAAGGACGGGGAAGAGGAAGACCTCGTGGGCGGCCTAGAGGAAGCAAAAGAATTAACAACTGGGACAGGGGACCGTCactcataaaatttaaaactggaACTGCAATCCTTAAGGATTATTACCTGAAGCACAAATTTCTTAATGAGCAGGACCTTGATGAACTTGTTAACAAATCACACATGGGCTATGAGCAGGTCAGAGAGTGGTTTGCAGAAAGACAGAGAAGATCAGAATTAGGTATAGAATTATttgaggaaaatgaggaggaagatgaagtTATTGATGAccaggaagaagatgaagaagaaacagATGATAGTGACACTTGGGAACCCCCACGACATGTGAAGCGGAAGCTTTCTAAATCAGATGACTGa